One window of the Pedobacter ginsengisoli genome contains the following:
- a CDS encoding TonB-dependent receptor has protein sequence MIKTITNCILLLVFSASLSFAQTGGISGSVKTSDGKPAELVTVSIKGTGKTALTDKKGAYQLKNIKIGRYTLIATFIGLVKQEQAIEVKSDETVSADFVLNENSDQLKEVIISSRNTNKVTAAVAKMPLKNLENPQVYSSVSSEILKQQAISNYDDALRNIPGISRTWESTGRGGDGASYFALRGFEAQPSLINGLPGLTSGNLDPANVEEIQVMKGPSGTLFGASFYGYGGIINTITKKPYYDFGGEIAYNFGSFGLNRVAADVNMPLSKTEKIALRVNTAYHTENSFQDAGFKKSFYVAPSLAYEVNDRLSFQVMTEILQEERAVAPVFFNTNRDAPLIFKNIKELNLNRNLSFISNDLTMKNPRYNLQGQMLYKLSDQWTSQTVISRGNVKSDGYYTYIWDDAVRDNYFDQWFNKENQTTNSTDIQQNFNGDFKIGNLRNRVLVGLDYFSRNVISNRSGWAAIRKISPQQSETYVGSELESIDEPIYLSQQLVDNALAGQTGSRSNIKNSIYSAYVSDVINFTPSLSAMASLRMDYLDSKAGLTKSDEDYNQLVFSPKFGLVYQPLLDKVSVFANYMNAFFNVPPYETFDNNNVSQGVRAFKPERANQWEAGVKTSLFSDKLFATVSVYDIRVENRVYFTQTGNAIQGGKTGSKGFDLDLSANPFAGFNIIAGVSHSRIKVLEGNSSLPDDFYNQVGRAPGGQGPQNLANLWATYKFESGKLKDFGIGLGGNYAGVYKVIDNSVTGVFELPSYTLLNASLFYNSNKYRFTFNMNNLTNEDYYIGYWSVNPQKPRNFAASFAYKF, from the coding sequence ATGATAAAAACCATTACTAATTGTATTCTTTTATTAGTGTTTTCAGCCAGCTTGTCGTTCGCGCAAACAGGAGGTATTAGTGGCTCGGTAAAAACATCTGACGGAAAGCCTGCTGAGCTTGTAACCGTAAGTATTAAAGGAACAGGGAAAACTGCCTTAACAGATAAAAAAGGAGCATATCAGCTAAAGAATATTAAAATTGGCAGATATACACTGATTGCTACATTCATTGGTCTGGTAAAACAAGAACAGGCTATTGAGGTAAAATCAGACGAAACGGTATCTGCTGATTTTGTACTTAATGAAAATTCTGATCAATTAAAAGAGGTAATTATTTCCTCTAGAAATACAAATAAAGTAACTGCTGCCGTTGCCAAAATGCCTTTAAAAAATCTGGAGAATCCACAAGTATATAGTTCTGTTTCTTCCGAAATATTAAAACAGCAGGCTATCAGTAATTATGATGATGCATTAAGGAATATTCCGGGAATTTCAAGAACCTGGGAATCAACAGGAAGAGGTGGCGATGGAGCCTCTTATTTTGCACTACGTGGTTTTGAAGCACAACCAAGCCTGATTAATGGTTTGCCCGGCTTAACCAGCGGAAACCTTGATCCGGCAAATGTAGAGGAAATACAGGTAATGAAAGGCCCTTCAGGTACATTGTTTGGAGCAAGCTTTTATGGTTATGGTGGAATTATAAATACCATTACCAAAAAACCTTATTACGATTTTGGCGGAGAGATAGCTTATAATTTTGGAAGTTTTGGCTTGAACAGAGTAGCCGCCGACGTAAATATGCCTTTAAGCAAAACCGAAAAGATTGCATTACGTGTTAATACAGCTTACCATACAGAAAATAGCTTTCAGGATGCAGGCTTTAAAAAATCATTCTATGTAGCACCTAGTTTAGCCTATGAAGTAAACGACAGACTTTCATTTCAGGTAATGACCGAAATTTTGCAGGAAGAAAGAGCAGTAGCGCCAGTATTTTTTAATACCAATAGGGATGCTCCATTGATTTTTAAAAACATTAAGGAGTTGAACCTGAACAGGAATCTTTCATTTATTAGCAATGACCTGACCATGAAAAACCCAAGGTATAATCTGCAAGGCCAAATGCTTTATAAGCTTTCAGATCAGTGGACTTCGCAAACGGTGATTTCAAGAGGTAATGTGAAATCAGACGGTTATTATACTTATATATGGGATGATGCGGTTAGAGACAACTATTTTGACCAGTGGTTTAATAAGGAAAATCAAACTACAAACTCTACTGATATCCAACAGAATTTTAATGGAGATTTCAAGATTGGGAATTTAAGAAACCGTGTTTTGGTTGGCTTGGACTATTTTAGTCGTAATGTGATCAGCAACAGGTCTGGTTGGGCAGCCATTAGAAAAATATCACCTCAGCAGAGTGAAACATATGTAGGTTCTGAATTGGAATCAATTGATGAGCCTATATATTTAAGTCAGCAATTGGTTGATAATGCATTAGCAGGCCAAACAGGTAGTCGTAGTAATATTAAAAATAGCATTTACAGCGCCTATGTTTCGGATGTGATCAATTTTACTCCTTCACTAAGTGCAATGGCTAGTTTAAGAATGGACTATTTAGATTCAAAAGCAGGTTTGACTAAATCAGATGAAGATTATAACCAATTGGTGTTCTCGCCTAAATTTGGATTGGTTTATCAGCCTTTGCTTGATAAAGTATCGGTTTTTGCCAATTATATGAATGCATTTTTTAATGTGCCTCCGTATGAAACCTTTGACAATAATAATGTAAGCCAGGGAGTAAGGGCATTTAAACCAGAACGTGCTAACCAATGGGAAGCTGGTGTAAAAACAAGTTTATTCTCGGATAAGTTGTTCGCTACCGTTTCAGTTTATGATATCAGAGTAGAAAACCGTGTGTACTTTACCCAAACTGGTAATGCTATACAGGGAGGTAAGACTGGTAGTAAAGGTTTTGACCTAGATTTAAGTGCAAATCCTTTCGCAGGTTTTAATATCATTGCAGGGGTAAGCCACAGTAGAATTAAGGTTCTTGAAGGAAACTCGAGTTTACCAGATGATTTTTACAATCAAGTAGGAAGAGCCCCTGGAGGTCAGGGACCACAGAATCTGGCAAATTTATGGGCTACTTATAAATTTGAATCTGGTAAGCTAAAGGATTTTGGTATAGGATTAGGTGGAAATTATGCTGGTGTATATAAAGTAATTGACAACAGCGTAACAGGTGTATTTGAACTACCAAGTTATACCTTATTAAATGCAAGTTTGTTTTACAACTCAAACAAGTACAGGTTTACCTTTAATATGAATAACCTGACCAATGAAGATTATTATATTGGTTACTGGTCAGTTAATCCACAGAAACCCAGGAACTTTGCAGCAAGTTTTGCTTACAAGTTTTAA
- a CDS encoding PepSY-associated TM helix domain-containing protein, producing the protein MKAKTIKKWFDVHKWTSLICTVFLLMLCLTGLPLIFYEEIDHMLGKEMEVAALVPGTPVPSKDAVLDEALKHVPVKAVKYVSWDTDHHPGQMFVVVADSSEAPIEADHYLNMNEYTAKVLDTPPNEMDFMQVMYYLHVEMLAGIPGKLFLGLMGLLFIVAIISGIVLYGPIMKRFDFGMIRTEKSSRLKWLDLHNLLGIVTLAWASVVGLTGVINTLVDPALDKWKASQLAEMVAGYKDKPKVTGTLSSLDAAVKTAKAAAPGMDVSFVAYPGTLYSSKYHYAVYLIGTTPLTSRIIKPALIDAKTGELTDMRDLPWYLKTIFISQPFHFGDYGGIPMKIIWAIFDIATIIVLISGIYLWLARRKAKSAQLKRLLGEFESLTLSTVQENEGKK; encoded by the coding sequence ATGAAGGCTAAAACAATAAAAAAGTGGTTTGATGTTCATAAATGGACCAGCCTTATTTGTACGGTATTTCTACTCATGTTATGCCTCACCGGATTGCCATTGATATTTTACGAAGAAATCGATCATATGTTGGGCAAGGAGATGGAAGTTGCTGCTTTAGTTCCTGGAACCCCAGTGCCTTCAAAAGATGCTGTGCTCGATGAGGCCTTAAAACACGTACCTGTAAAGGCGGTTAAATATGTATCCTGGGATACAGATCACCATCCTGGGCAAATGTTTGTTGTGGTGGCTGATTCCAGTGAAGCACCTATCGAAGCGGATCATTATTTGAATATGAATGAGTATACAGCCAAAGTACTGGATACTCCGCCAAATGAAATGGACTTTATGCAAGTAATGTATTACCTGCATGTAGAAATGCTGGCAGGGATACCTGGTAAACTTTTTCTGGGGCTTATGGGGCTGCTTTTTATTGTAGCTATTATTTCAGGTATAGTTTTGTATGGTCCGATCATGAAGCGTTTTGATTTTGGAATGATCAGGACTGAGAAATCGTCAAGACTAAAGTGGCTTGATTTGCATAATCTACTTGGAATTGTAACGCTAGCCTGGGCATCGGTTGTTGGACTTACAGGAGTGATTAATACGCTTGTTGATCCGGCTCTGGACAAATGGAAGGCTAGTCAGCTTGCTGAGATGGTTGCAGGATATAAAGATAAACCCAAGGTAACGGGAACTTTAAGCTCTCTGGATGCTGCTGTTAAAACTGCGAAGGCGGCAGCTCCGGGAATGGATGTGTCATTTGTAGCATATCCCGGAACGCTTTATTCCAGTAAATATCATTATGCCGTGTACCTTATAGGCACTACACCACTAACCTCTAGAATTATTAAACCTGCGTTGATAGATGCAAAAACCGGAGAGCTTACAGACATGAGAGATCTCCCATGGTATCTGAAAACAATCTTTATTTCCCAGCCATTTCATTTTGGTGATTATGGCGGAATCCCTATGAAGATCATTTGGGCTATTTTTGATATTGCTACTATTATAGTACTGATTTCAGGAATTTATTTGTGGCTTGCCAGGCGCAAAGCTAAATCGGCCCAACTTAAAAGGCTTCTGGGAGAATTCGAATCACTCACTTTATCAACTGTTCAAGAGAATGAAGGAAAGAAATAA